In Spirochaeta thermophila DSM 6578, the following proteins share a genomic window:
- a CDS encoding DUF432 domain-containing protein, with the protein MQPEEAYTLEEGAGYRVRVGRLRLSLGYEKGMCRLAYRYGSRQVDLDIRPGTPITGPPEEVTTQSILLSVPARSFSLLPAVPDKPLILFLEDPLRVFPGNEHRIFFHIPLWVKLVLRGDSYEYTVFDLPPMVFSNTWSGSPESGVLGYSFRTRIMTEPEDRPPGMWALCAVRLHNRTQGELLLERFVVPVAFLSLYRGGDRLTTSRASLSFRGETGELQWKFERGAPGYTEGEVLVSGPREKATRNIFVMGASLIRSLTGF; encoded by the coding sequence ATGCAACCGGAGGAGGCCTATACCCTGGAGGAGGGGGCTGGATACCGCGTACGGGTGGGGCGGCTCAGGCTCTCCCTCGGGTACGAGAAGGGAATGTGCAGGCTGGCGTATCGGTACGGATCACGTCAGGTGGATCTCGATATCCGTCCGGGTACCCCGATCACCGGACCTCCGGAGGAGGTGACCACCCAGAGCATCCTCCTCAGCGTGCCGGCGCGGTCTTTCTCCCTTCTCCCTGCGGTGCCCGACAAACCCCTCATCCTGTTTCTCGAGGATCCTCTGCGGGTGTTTCCAGGGAACGAGCACCGCATCTTCTTTCACATCCCCCTGTGGGTGAAGCTCGTCCTTCGTGGCGACTCGTACGAGTACACAGTGTTCGATCTCCCGCCGATGGTGTTTTCCAACACGTGGTCCGGATCTCCCGAGTCGGGAGTGCTCGGTTATTCCTTCAGGACGAGGATCATGACCGAACCCGAGGATCGTCCCCCGGGCATGTGGGCCCTCTGTGCGGTACGTCTCCACAACCGGACCCAGGGGGAGCTCCTTCTGGAGCGTTTCGTCGTGCCCGTTGCCTTCCTCTCCCTCTACCGCGGTGGGGACAGGCTCACCACCTCCCGCGCATCGCTCTCGTTCCGCGGAGAGACCGGAGAGCTCCAGTGGAAGTTCGAGAGGGGTGCTCCGGGGTACACCGAGGGCGAGGTGCTCGTCTCGGGTCCCAGGGAGAAGGCGACTCGAAACATCTTCGTGATGGGGGCTTCCCTCATCCGCAGTCTCACGGGGTTTTGA
- a CDS encoding DUF2225 domain-containing protein — MTQESSPDTGLKLTYFSKRPLECPVCRTEFFREDLLSGRGRLIAGRLTLELRRLYEPSKKYGVVYPLVYPVTVCPSCFYAAYPEDFLEIPAEALVPLEASTDARRELLLSIFPDLSFSAPRRLYEGVASYVLAMLCYEHFPADLAPTFKMGLSALRGAWLASDLQAQFPDEGWGLLVRHLYRKARFLYILAVEREQKGEEVLSRLKYQGPDLDKNYGYDGVLYLAGLLDYRYGPRSNREKRVASLMRAKQIIARIFGMGRASKHKPQVLLDNARDVYDLIREELESLGADGGEPVDGSA, encoded by the coding sequence ATGACGCAGGAATCCAGCCCTGATACGGGTCTCAAGCTCACCTACTTTTCCAAGCGGCCGTTGGAGTGTCCCGTGTGCAGGACCGAGTTCTTCAGGGAAGACCTGCTCTCGGGGCGGGGGCGTCTCATCGCGGGCCGCCTCACGCTGGAGCTTCGAAGGCTCTACGAGCCCTCGAAGAAGTATGGGGTGGTCTACCCGCTCGTGTATCCGGTGACGGTGTGTCCCTCATGCTTCTACGCCGCCTATCCCGAGGACTTCCTCGAGATCCCCGCCGAGGCCCTAGTTCCCCTCGAGGCCTCCACCGACGCGCGCCGGGAGCTCCTCCTCTCGATCTTTCCCGACCTCTCCTTCTCGGCCCCGCGGCGCCTCTACGAGGGGGTGGCGAGTTACGTACTGGCCATGCTCTGCTACGAACACTTTCCGGCCGACCTGGCTCCCACCTTCAAGATGGGCCTCTCGGCCCTCCGCGGGGCCTGGCTCGCCTCCGACCTCCAGGCCCAGTTCCCGGATGAGGGCTGGGGCCTCCTCGTGCGTCACCTCTACCGGAAGGCACGCTTTCTCTACATCCTGGCGGTGGAGAGAGAGCAGAAAGGTGAGGAGGTGCTCTCCCGCCTCAAGTATCAGGGACCCGACCTCGACAAGAACTACGGCTACGACGGCGTCCTCTATCTTGCAGGACTCCTCGATTATCGGTATGGTCCACGATCGAACAGGGAAAAGCGGGTCGCCTCGCTCATGCGGGCCAAGCAGATCATCGCCCGCATCTTCGGCATGGGCAGGGCGTCCAAGCACAAGCCCCAGGTGCTCCTCGACAATGCGAGAGACGTCTACGACCTCATCCGGGAGGAGCTCGAGTCACTGGGGGCCGATGGAGGGGAGCCGGTAGATGGGTCAGCGTAA
- a CDS encoding P-loop NTPase produces the protein MSPEAVYEVLSKVTDPELGRNIVELGFVKDLSIEDGRIAFTLELTTPGCPLKETLTAQCREALLSAFPEVREVDIRVSARVRQDARIQERLSVPVKTVLAVGSGKGGVGKSTVTALLAHLFHRLGAKVGVLDADIYGPNIPRLLPPVQGPEAEGERIVPARTREGIVVMSVGFLVEEGQALVWRGPMLHSMLQSLITQVEWPVLDYLLLDLPPGTGDVQLSASQLLPLTGALLVATPHPLAQEDLRRGVDAFKRLSVPLLGVIENMAGEVWGEGLTARTAESLGIPFLGSIPLSREIAHAGVSGDFSFLDKGELPFRDVVEAVGSRVSVETYRLQG, from the coding sequence ATGAGTCCTGAAGCAGTCTACGAGGTGTTGTCGAAGGTCACGGATCCCGAACTCGGCAGGAACATCGTGGAGCTGGGGTTCGTGAAGGACCTTTCGATAGAGGATGGGAGGATCGCCTTCACCCTCGAGCTCACCACTCCGGGGTGTCCGCTCAAAGAGACGCTCACGGCGCAGTGCAGGGAGGCCCTCCTCTCGGCCTTCCCCGAGGTGCGGGAGGTGGACATCCGCGTGAGCGCGCGTGTCCGTCAGGACGCCCGCATCCAGGAGAGGCTCTCGGTGCCCGTGAAGACCGTGCTCGCGGTGGGAAGCGGAAAAGGCGGGGTGGGTAAGTCCACGGTCACCGCCCTCCTCGCCCACCTCTTCCACAGGTTGGGAGCCAAGGTGGGGGTCCTGGATGCCGACATCTACGGGCCCAACATCCCCCGCCTCCTCCCGCCCGTGCAGGGTCCCGAGGCGGAGGGTGAGCGTATCGTCCCTGCCCGGACGAGGGAGGGGATCGTGGTGATGAGTGTGGGGTTCCTCGTGGAGGAGGGGCAGGCCCTGGTCTGGCGAGGTCCCATGCTCCACAGCATGCTCCAGTCGCTCATCACCCAGGTGGAGTGGCCCGTACTCGATTACCTCCTCCTCGATCTCCCCCCGGGCACGGGGGACGTGCAGCTCAGCGCGAGCCAGCTCCTGCCGCTCACCGGTGCCCTCCTGGTGGCCACGCCGCACCCCCTCGCCCAGGAGGACCTGCGACGCGGGGTGGACGCCTTCAAGCGGCTCTCGGTACCCCTGTTGGGTGTCATAGAGAACATGGCCGGCGAGGTGTGGGGCGAGGGGCTCACGGCCCGTACCGCGGAGAGCCTCGGCATTCCGTTCCTGGGGAGTATTCCCCTCTCCCGGGAGATCGCCCATGCGGGTGTCTCGGGCGATTTCTCGTTCCTCGACAAGGGTGAGCTGCCTTTCAGGGATGTCGTGGAGGCCGTGGGGTCGAGGGTGAGCGTGGAGACCTACCGACTCCAGGGGTGA
- the truA gene encoding tRNA pseudouridine(38-40) synthase TruA, with amino-acid sequence MGQRNIKVVLAYDGTDFVGWQRQPNGRSVQGVVEDALARMHKHPVHVHAAGRTDSGVHAVGQCINFITDIDSLPVEKFALALNSFLPRDVKALQAEEVPPDFHARYSAVRREYRYYVFSSPSPYPHLRRYSLWVNRLPDVRLLNAYASCIVGEHDFSSFCSPSDPSPSKVRLIHTASWFPEGARLVFRIVGNAFLWRMVRALVGTMLDLEKQKADPEMMWKILEARDRSAASDSAPAWGLFLHEVQYE; translated from the coding sequence ATGGGTCAGCGTAACATCAAAGTGGTACTCGCCTACGACGGTACGGACTTCGTGGGCTGGCAACGACAACCGAACGGGCGGAGCGTCCAGGGGGTGGTGGAGGATGCCTTGGCGAGGATGCACAAGCACCCGGTGCACGTCCATGCGGCGGGTCGCACCGATTCGGGGGTGCATGCCGTGGGCCAGTGTATCAACTTCATCACCGACATCGATTCCCTCCCGGTGGAGAAGTTCGCCCTTGCGCTCAACTCCTTCCTGCCCCGCGATGTGAAGGCCCTCCAGGCCGAGGAGGTGCCTCCCGACTTCCACGCCCGTTACAGCGCCGTGCGTCGGGAGTACCGCTACTACGTGTTTTCCTCGCCCTCGCCGTATCCCCACCTCAGGCGCTACAGCCTGTGGGTGAACCGCCTGCCGGACGTCCGTCTCCTCAATGCGTATGCCTCCTGCATCGTGGGCGAGCACGACTTCTCCAGCTTCTGCAGCCCGTCGGATCCGAGCCCGTCCAAGGTGCGCCTCATCCACACCGCCTCGTGGTTCCCCGAGGGGGCTCGGCTGGTCTTCCGTATCGTGGGGAACGCCTTCCTCTGGCGGATGGTGCGGGCCCTGGTGGGTACCATGCTCGACCTCGAAAAACAGAAGGCCGACCCCGAGATGATGTGGAAGATCCTGGAGGCGAGGGACAGATCGGCGGCCTCGGACAGC
- the cdaA gene encoding diadenylate cyclase CdaA has product MIETLKTLWDTVFLPLLDIGILAFLIYKTYELLLVTNALPVLRGLLFLGGLYLLAFVLGLSTLRWILSFLAPGLVLGVFVIFQPELRRIFTRLGQGQVFGLGARRYSLDIDAVLNAMEVLSAARRGALIVLSRSMSLRNVIETGIRLDAELSSSLLITIFGHDTPLHDGAVVIEKGRVVAAACFLPLSEQPQARRAFGARHRAALGLAEQSDAVVLVVSEETGALSLAYESKLLYDLSPEELRAVLAGLLGLPRERTRIEQGEGV; this is encoded by the coding sequence ATGATAGAGACGCTCAAGACCCTCTGGGACACGGTGTTCCTCCCCCTCCTCGATATAGGGATACTCGCGTTCCTCATCTACAAGACGTACGAGCTGCTCCTCGTGACCAACGCCCTCCCGGTCCTGAGGGGGCTTCTCTTCCTCGGAGGGCTCTACCTCCTCGCCTTCGTCCTGGGGCTCTCGACCCTCCGGTGGATCCTCTCGTTCCTCGCACCAGGCCTGGTGCTCGGCGTGTTCGTGATCTTCCAGCCGGAGCTCAGGCGCATCTTCACCCGGCTCGGCCAGGGACAGGTCTTCGGCCTCGGGGCGAGGAGGTATTCCCTCGACATCGACGCGGTGCTCAATGCCATGGAGGTCCTTTCTGCGGCGCGGCGGGGAGCCCTCATCGTCCTCTCCCGGAGCATGAGCCTGCGGAACGTGATAGAGACGGGAATCCGGCTGGACGCCGAGCTCTCATCCTCGCTCCTCATCACCATATTCGGCCATGACACCCCGCTCCACGATGGTGCGGTGGTGATAGAGAAGGGGCGGGTGGTCGCGGCGGCCTGTTTCCTCCCACTCTCCGAGCAACCCCAGGCACGGCGGGCCTTCGGCGCCCGTCACCGGGCCGCCCTCGGACTCGCCGAACAGTCGGACGCGGTGGTCCTGGTGGTCTCGGAGGAGACAGGTGCCCTCTCGCTCGCCTACGAATCCAAGCTCCTCTACGACCTCTCGCCCGAGGAGCTCAGGGCCGTCCTCGCCGGGTTGCTCGGACTCCCGAGGGAGAGGACCCGCATCGAACAGGGGGAAGGGGTATGA
- the dxs gene encoding 1-deoxy-D-xylulose-5-phosphate synthase has protein sequence MNFTYLSQVEGPEDVKRLSFSQLSELAEEIREYILATVSRTGGHLASNLGVIELTLALHYVFESPKDRIIWDVGHQCYPHKILTGRRDAFPTLRQRGGISGFPKPSESEHDVVETGHASTSLSIGLGLRMGMELLRREGKVVAVIGDGALTGGMALEALNHAGHLKKDLIIVLNDNDMSISPNVGALSYYFSRLSSTSSYQHFREWVDGIIAGIPHYGGRLMDMVERLKAGVKSLVYEQNLFSVLGFEYVGPIDGHRIDRLVQVFQDVREMQRPVVVHVKTRKGKGYPYAEEDPTTYHGVPSFCVDSGEVASSGKVTFTQAFSQALLCEASKDERITAITAAMETGTGLAPFRQAFPDRFYDVGIAEQHAVALAAGLARAGLRPVVALYSTFLQRAIDQVIHDVAIPKLPVVLAIDRAGLVPGDGETHQGIFDVPMLKAVPGMTILMPATADEMHLMLRWALERGGPVALRYPKDVCLPPLSACEEELIPGRGVFLRETGEAHVLLVGAGGHLRELLSAAELLSGEGIPADVYHLRFLKPLDFVHLGKIFSRYRGVYLLEDGVASGGVGETILAAVDVEGVRLVHKGVPDEFPTHATRQELLADYGLDAAHIAELVREGVGGSRRLHSHSA, from the coding sequence GTGAACTTCACGTACCTCTCTCAGGTAGAGGGGCCAGAGGATGTCAAGAGACTTTCCTTCTCCCAGCTTTCCGAGCTGGCAGAGGAGATACGGGAGTATATCCTTGCGACGGTGAGCCGGACGGGAGGACATCTTGCATCCAATCTGGGCGTGATAGAGCTCACCCTTGCCCTCCACTATGTCTTCGAGAGCCCGAAGGACAGGATCATCTGGGACGTGGGGCACCAGTGTTACCCCCACAAGATCCTCACGGGCAGACGTGATGCCTTCCCCACCCTTCGCCAGAGGGGGGGGATAAGCGGGTTCCCCAAGCCCTCGGAGAGCGAACACGACGTGGTGGAGACGGGGCACGCCTCCACCTCGCTCTCCATAGGTCTGGGCCTCCGGATGGGCATGGAGCTCCTCCGGCGGGAGGGAAAGGTGGTGGCGGTCATCGGGGACGGCGCCCTCACCGGCGGCATGGCCCTGGAGGCCCTCAATCACGCGGGACACCTCAAGAAGGACCTGATCATCGTCCTCAACGACAACGACATGTCCATCAGCCCCAACGTGGGGGCCCTCTCCTACTACTTCAGCAGGCTCTCGTCTACCAGCTCGTACCAGCACTTCAGGGAGTGGGTGGACGGGATCATCGCGGGTATCCCCCACTACGGGGGAAGGCTCATGGACATGGTCGAACGACTGAAGGCCGGTGTGAAGTCTCTGGTCTATGAGCAGAACCTCTTCTCGGTCCTGGGGTTCGAATACGTGGGGCCGATCGACGGGCACCGGATCGATCGACTCGTCCAGGTGTTCCAGGACGTGAGGGAGATGCAGCGGCCGGTGGTGGTCCATGTGAAGACGAGGAAGGGAAAGGGGTACCCCTACGCAGAGGAGGATCCCACGACCTATCACGGGGTTCCGTCGTTCTGTGTGGACAGCGGGGAGGTGGCCTCCTCGGGAAAGGTGACCTTTACCCAGGCCTTCTCCCAGGCCCTCCTCTGCGAGGCTTCGAAGGATGAGCGCATCACGGCCATCACGGCGGCCATGGAGACGGGGACAGGGCTCGCCCCCTTCAGGCAGGCCTTTCCGGACCGGTTCTACGACGTGGGGATCGCAGAGCAGCACGCGGTGGCGCTCGCCGCAGGCCTCGCACGTGCCGGGCTCAGGCCCGTGGTCGCCCTCTATTCCACCTTTCTCCAACGGGCGATCGACCAGGTGATCCATGACGTGGCCATCCCGAAGCTCCCGGTGGTGCTTGCGATCGATCGGGCGGGACTCGTGCCCGGTGACGGGGAGACTCACCAGGGGATTTTCGATGTGCCCATGCTCAAGGCGGTGCCGGGCATGACCATCCTCATGCCTGCGACTGCCGACGAGATGCACCTCATGCTTCGCTGGGCGCTCGAGAGGGGCGGCCCGGTGGCCCTTCGGTACCCGAAGGATGTCTGCCTTCCCCCTCTCTCGGCATGTGAGGAGGAGCTCATCCCCGGACGGGGGGTGTTCCTGCGGGAGACCGGCGAGGCGCACGTCCTCCTGGTGGGAGCCGGAGGGCACCTCAGGGAGCTCCTCTCGGCTGCAGAACTGCTCTCCGGCGAGGGGATACCGGCGGATGTCTACCACCTGCGCTTTCTCAAGCCGCTCGATTTCGTCCATCTTGGAAAGATCTTCTCGCGGTATCGGGGCGTCTACCTCCTGGAGGATGGGGTGGCCTCGGGAGGTGTCGGAGAGACCATCCTCGCCGCTGTGGATGTGGAAGGGGTGCGGCTCGTCCACAAAGGCGTGCCCGACGAGTTCCCCACCCATGCGACGAGGCAGGAGCTCCTCGCCGACTACGGCCTCGATGCGGCCCACATAGCGGAGCTGGTCCGCGAGGGGGTGGGCGGTTCCCGGAGGCTCCACTCCCACTCTGCGTGA
- the icd gene encoding NADP-dependent isocitrate dehydrogenase gives MGEKIRKEAGGLVVPDEPVIPFIQGDGTGPDIWRAAVRVFDAAVEKAYGGRRKVAWLEVFAGERAYREKGTWLPDETLEAFKEYLVGIKGPLTTPVGGGFRSLNVTLRQMLDLYVCLRPVKYYPGIPSPVRHPELVDMVVFRENTEDVYAGFELPSGDERTKRLIEFCRREFGWQIREDSGIGVKPISPTGTKRLVRAAIRYALDHGRRSVTLVHKGNIMKYTEGAFRAWGYEVAKEEFGDRVVTWEDVPDGVVPEGKVLVKDAIADAFLQQILTRPAEFDVIATMNLNGDYVSDALAAQVGGIGIAPGANINYDTGHAIFEATHGTAPKYAGKDMVNPSSVILSGKMMFEYLGWHEAAALIEKGLTGAIASRKVTYDFARLMEGAEQVSTSEFGNQIVAHM, from the coding sequence GTGGGAGAGAAGATACGAAAGGAAGCTGGAGGACTCGTCGTACCTGACGAGCCCGTCATCCCCTTCATCCAGGGAGATGGGACCGGTCCCGACATATGGCGTGCGGCGGTTCGCGTCTTCGATGCAGCGGTGGAGAAGGCCTACGGCGGTAGGCGGAAGGTGGCGTGGCTGGAGGTGTTTGCCGGCGAACGGGCCTACCGGGAGAAGGGGACGTGGCTCCCGGACGAGACCCTCGAGGCCTTCAAGGAGTACCTGGTGGGGATCAAAGGCCCCCTCACCACGCCCGTCGGCGGTGGCTTCCGGAGCCTCAACGTGACGCTCAGGCAGATGCTCGATCTCTACGTGTGTCTGAGACCGGTGAAGTACTATCCCGGCATCCCCTCCCCGGTACGACACCCGGAGCTGGTGGACATGGTGGTCTTCCGGGAGAACACCGAGGACGTCTACGCCGGATTCGAGCTCCCCTCGGGGGATGAGCGTACGAAGCGTCTCATCGAGTTCTGCAGGAGGGAGTTCGGGTGGCAGATCCGCGAGGATTCGGGGATCGGGGTCAAGCCCATAAGCCCCACGGGGACGAAGCGTCTCGTACGGGCCGCGATCAGGTACGCCCTCGACCACGGAAGGCGCTCCGTGACCCTCGTGCACAAGGGGAACATCATGAAATACACCGAGGGGGCCTTCAGGGCGTGGGGTTACGAGGTGGCGAAGGAGGAGTTCGGCGATCGGGTGGTCACCTGGGAGGATGTCCCCGACGGCGTCGTGCCGGAAGGGAAGGTGCTCGTGAAGGACGCCATCGCCGACGCCTTCCTCCAGCAGATCCTCACCAGACCTGCGGAGTTCGACGTGATCGCCACCATGAACCTCAACGGGGACTACGTCTCCGACGCCCTCGCAGCTCAGGTGGGGGGTATCGGTATCGCTCCGGGGGCGAACATCAACTATGACACAGGGCATGCGATCTTCGAGGCCACGCACGGCACCGCACCCAAGTATGCGGGGAAGGACATGGTCAACCCGAGCTCCGTGATCCTCTCGGGGAAGATGATGTTCGAGTACCTCGGCTGGCACGAGGCGGCTGCGCTCATCGAAAAGGGCCTCACCGGTGCGATCGCCTCCCGCAAGGTCACCTACGACTTCGCACGTCTCATGGAAGGGGCCGAACAGGTCTCCACGAGTGAGTTCGGTAACCAGATCGTCGCCCACATGTGA
- a CDS encoding CdaR family protein, whose product MRTKRNVFHHLPAKIVSLVFAVLLFYAQRYSAFEERYVMIPLSARLPETLIPASPLPEKVRVGIRGREEDIYALLPEDLSVYVDLSSHTVPGRYTVPIHLDRGESALGVEAEFSIEPSQITVELVEKLSKSLQVIPDVAGSPPPGYEVVQMLVIPSSVEVEGPRDVIEGVTQIRTERIDLSSRTEDASLTVRLVRPAPSVRIPGGDVVEVRVLVRERIIHQTFEKVPLVAVDLSPSLEMEGLPEEGSVTIQGPYSTMEGLAPQDVHLVVDCGEVEEPGEYVLEVRPIVPQEVVVLDFSPRQVGVRVRFRESPATGVVSEEGE is encoded by the coding sequence ATGAGGACGAAGAGGAACGTGTTCCACCACCTCCCCGCGAAGATCGTCTCTCTCGTCTTCGCCGTCCTCCTCTTCTATGCCCAGAGGTACTCGGCCTTCGAGGAACGGTATGTGATGATCCCCTTGAGCGCCCGCCTCCCGGAGACGCTCATCCCTGCGAGTCCCCTTCCGGAGAAGGTACGGGTGGGGATACGGGGCAGGGAGGAGGATATCTACGCCCTCCTCCCCGAGGACCTGTCCGTGTACGTGGACCTCTCTTCCCACACGGTGCCGGGTCGTTACACCGTCCCGATCCATCTCGATCGGGGGGAATCCGCCCTGGGTGTGGAAGCCGAGTTTTCCATAGAACCCTCGCAGATCACGGTGGAACTGGTGGAGAAGCTCTCCAAGTCGCTCCAGGTGATACCCGATGTGGCGGGTTCCCCGCCGCCCGGGTACGAGGTGGTCCAGATGCTCGTGATCCCCTCGTCGGTCGAGGTGGAAGGTCCCAGGGACGTGATCGAGGGGGTGACGCAGATACGCACGGAGCGTATCGACCTCTCCAGCAGGACCGAGGATGCGAGCCTCACCGTGCGGCTGGTGAGGCCCGCTCCTTCCGTGAGGATCCCGGGAGGGGATGTGGTGGAGGTGCGTGTCCTCGTGAGGGAACGGATCATCCATCAGACATTTGAGAAGGTCCCCCTGGTGGCGGTGGACCTGTCGCCTTCTCTCGAGATGGAAGGGCTTCCCGAGGAGGGGTCGGTCACCATCCAGGGGCCGTATTCGACCATGGAGGGGCTCGCCCCGCAGGATGTGCACCTGGTGGTGGACTGTGGAGAGGTGGAGGAACCGGGTGAGTATGTGCTGGAAGTGCGGCCGATCGTTCCCCAGGAGGTGGTGGTGCTCGACTTCTCACCTCGCCAGGTGGGTGTGCGGGTGAGGTTTCGGGAGTCCCCGGCTACCGGAGTCGTCTCGGAGGAGGGGGAATGA
- a CDS encoding mechanosensitive ion channel family protein, translating to MKWPSVDLSGLLSMEWWGDALGILVLVVGGFLSLKLLSLFLRKVVLRKLSPHASMVITKFVYYSGLLLLILVVLQKLGVSPTTILGAAGIAGIAVGFAAQTSMSNLISGIFLLSERPFSVGDLIKVGEITGFVVSVDLLSVKVRTFDNRFVRIPSERLINQELVNITYYPIRRLDIDLSVAYKEDFTRVARILREVAEKNPYCLDEPEPLIVFKAFGASGIEIFFGVWFIKTDYLKLKNSIMHEIKQRFDAEGIEIPFPHVSVYTGSVTSPFPVRVVDEVHDPSVVGAARDVPPPEDGGP from the coding sequence ATGAAGTGGCCGTCCGTGGATCTGTCTGGACTCCTCTCCATGGAGTGGTGGGGGGATGCCCTCGGGATTCTCGTCCTGGTGGTGGGAGGGTTTCTCAGCCTCAAGCTGCTGAGCCTCTTTCTCCGCAAGGTGGTGCTCCGGAAGCTCTCACCCCATGCGAGCATGGTGATCACCAAGTTTGTCTACTATTCCGGCCTCCTTCTGCTTATCCTGGTGGTGCTCCAGAAGCTTGGGGTGAGTCCGACCACCATCCTTGGAGCTGCGGGGATCGCCGGTATAGCCGTGGGGTTCGCGGCGCAGACGAGCATGTCGAACCTCATAAGCGGGATCTTCCTCCTCTCCGAGCGACCTTTCAGCGTAGGCGATCTCATCAAGGTGGGCGAGATCACCGGGTTCGTGGTCTCGGTGGACCTCCTCTCGGTGAAGGTGCGCACCTTCGACAACAGGTTCGTACGTATCCCCTCGGAGAGACTCATCAACCAGGAGCTCGTGAACATCACCTACTATCCCATACGGCGCCTCGACATCGATCTCTCGGTGGCCTACAAGGAGGACTTCACCCGTGTGGCCCGCATACTGCGCGAGGTGGCCGAGAAGAATCCCTACTGTCTGGACGAGCCGGAGCCCCTCATCGTCTTCAAGGCCTTTGGGGCCTCGGGGATCGAGATCTTCTTTGGGGTGTGGTTCATAAAGACCGACTACCTCAAGCTCAAGAACTCCATCATGCACGAGATCAAGCAGCGCTTCGATGCCGAGGGGATAGAGATACCCTTCCCCCACGTCTCGGTCTACACGGGATCGGTCACCTCGCCCTTTCCGGTCCGGGTGGTGGATGAGGTGCATGATCCCTCCGTCGTGGGGGCGGCTCGGGACGTCCCTCCCCCTGAGGACGGGGGGCCGTAA
- the folP gene encoding dihydropteroate synthase codes for MKAIRLASGALLPYERRPLVMGIVNTTPDSFYPGSRASGEEAVRKAVALVEEGADLLDIGAESSRPGSDYVSEEEELARLVPVVREVRRLVDVPISVDTRKARVAREAIDAGADIVNDISALRDDPDLARLVAERGVPVVLMHMRGTPRTMQIDPHYDDPVEEVRRELLSFVEHALEAGVHRDQIIIDPGFGFGKRREDNLLLLKHLDVFVSTGYPVLVGVSRKSFIGLTLGREVEERLSGTLACHYHAALKGAAILRVHDVKATRDLILMKEAVEGATLPSGPAAES; via the coding sequence ATGAAAGCCATCAGACTCGCATCTGGAGCCCTCCTTCCATACGAACGACGGCCGCTCGTCATGGGCATAGTGAACACGACGCCGGATTCCTTCTATCCCGGAAGCAGGGCCTCCGGTGAGGAGGCGGTGAGGAAGGCCGTGGCCCTCGTGGAGGAGGGGGCGGATCTCCTGGACATAGGGGCCGAGTCCTCGCGTCCCGGGAGCGACTATGTCTCCGAAGAGGAGGAACTCGCCCGGCTCGTTCCCGTGGTCCGGGAGGTGAGGAGGCTCGTGGACGTTCCGATCTCGGTGGATACCCGGAAGGCCCGGGTGGCCCGGGAGGCCATCGATGCAGGGGCCGACATCGTGAACGACATCTCGGCCCTCAGGGACGATCCCGACCTCGCACGGCTCGTCGCGGAGAGGGGGGTGCCGGTGGTGCTCATGCACATGCGCGGAACACCCCGCACGATGCAGATCGATCCTCACTACGACGATCCGGTGGAGGAGGTGCGGAGGGAGCTCCTCTCGTTTGTGGAACACGCCCTCGAGGCAGGGGTGCATCGTGACCAGATCATCATCGACCCGGGATTCGGGTTCGGGAAACGAAGGGAAGACAACCTCCTGCTCTTGAAGCACCTGGATGTATTCGTCTCCACCGGGTATCCTGTGCTCGTGGGAGTCTCCCGCAAGTCCTTCATCGGACTCACCCTGGGGAGAGAGGTGGAGGAAAGACTCTCCGGCACCCTCGCGTGCCACTACCACGCCGCCCTCAAAGGAGCGGCCATCCTCAGGGTGCACGATGTCAAGGCCACGAGGGATCTCATCCTCATGAAGGAGGCCGTGGAAGGAGCGACGCTCCCCTCCGGGCCTGCGGCGGAGTCATGA
- a CDS encoding holo-ACP synthase, with product MILGVGIDVVRIDRIAHWWENPGLVARYFHPLEIESIRRKGGGVAGSLAARFAAKEAFAKALGTGLRGFSLNEVQVENDPHGRPYLVLHGRARDLFARRGGARAHLSLTHEKDAAIAVVVIEGDV from the coding sequence ATGATCCTCGGAGTGGGCATCGATGTGGTGAGGATCGACCGGATCGCACACTGGTGGGAGAACCCCGGACTGGTGGCCCGCTACTTCCACCCTCTCGAGATAGAGAGCATACGACGGAAGGGGGGAGGGGTCGCCGGATCGCTCGCCGCACGGTTCGCGGCCAAGGAGGCCTTTGCAAAGGCCCTGGGAACGGGGCTGCGCGGGTTCTCGCTGAACGAGGTGCAGGTGGAGAACGATCCCCACGGCCGTCCCTATCTCGTGCTCCACGGAAGGGCCCGCGACCTCTTCGCACGGCGTGGGGGGGCCCGTGCGCACCTCTCGCTCACCCATGAGAAAGACGCGGCGATCGCCGTGGTGGTCATAGAGGGGGATGTATGA